TCTCCACCTGGCTCAGATCCAGCACCACCTGGCGGATGCCCGGCGCAAGGATATAGGCCTCCAGCTGGCGGTTCAGATCGGGCACATCCGGCAGGAGCATGTCGCCGGTCAGGCGCAGCACTGTGACGTTGTTGTGGGATTCCGCCAGCAGGGTAAACATGGGGCCTCCGTCAGAGCGCGGCCGACGCGGGGGGACCGACGCAGGGCTTCGGCGCGACGGCAAAGCCGGAAGCCGCCCCCGCCGGGCTTGTTGCCGAATGTGCCGTATACTATGCCGATCTGGCGAGATGCGTCAACCATGCCGCGGGGAAAGGCGAACAAAGTCTGCGTCTGCGGGGCCGGGGCCTCAGGCGTGGCCCAGGGGCTCTTCCGCCGCTGCGGCGGCCTGTGCGGCGGCGTTCGCGCCGTTGCGGCGCTTTTTGCGCTGGGCGCGTTTTTGTTCTTCTTCTTCGCGCAGGGCGCGGCGCAGCACCTTGCCCACAATGGTTTTAGGCAGGCTTTCGCGAAATTCCACCAGGCGCGGCACCTTATAATTGGCCAGCTTTTGCCGGCACCAGGCAATGACGTCCGCCTTGGTGAGGGTTTCGCCCTGGCGGGGCACCACATAGGCCTTGAGCACCTCGCCGCGCAGCTCGTCGCCGATGCCCACGCTCACGGCTTCCAGCACCTTGGGATGTTCCAGCAGCACTTCGTCCACCTCGCGGGGGTAGACGTTATAGCCGCCCACCAGGACCATATCCTTTTTGCGGTCCAGGATGTAGAAGTAGCCGTCCTCATCCATGGTAGCCAGGTCGCCTGTGTAGAGCCAGCCGTTGCGCAGGGCGCTGGCCGTTTCGTCCGGCCGCCGCCAGTAGCCGTGCATGACCTGCGGCCCCTGCACCACGAGCTCGCCCATTTTGCCGGGCGGCAGGGTCAGGGAGCCGCCCTCCATATCCACTATGCGGGCGTCCGTGCCCGGTACGGGCATGCCGATGGAGTTGGCCCGCTGGCCCTGTTTGCCCAACGGGTTGATGTGGGTGATGGGCGAGGCTTCGGTAAGGCCGTAGCCCTCCAGGATAGCCGCGCCCGTGGCTTCCTGAAAGCGGCGGAAGATCTCGCGCGGCAGGGGGGCGGAGCCGGAAACGCAGATTTTGATGCTGCTGAGGTCGAAGCTGGCCAGGTTTTTTTGCTGTAACAGCGAAATGTAGACCGAAGGCGCGCCGGGAAAGATGGTAGGCCTGCGTTTGTCTATCAGGCGCAGCACGTCCTGCGGCACATAGCGCGGCAGGGGCAGGGTGGTGGCGGCCAGGGCCATGGGGATGATGAGCCCAGTGGTGAGGCCGTAGACGTGGAAAAAAGGCAGCAGAGAAATAAAAGTGTGGTGGGTCTCCGGGCGGACGTTGATGATGTCCAGCACCTGGCGGCAGTTGGTGCCCAGGTTGGCGTGGGTGAGCATGACGCCCTTGGGCAGCCCGGTGGTGCCCCCTGTGTACTGCAGCATGATGGGGTCGCGCAGGGGATCGGCAATGGGGGCCGCATAGCGCTGTGCGCCTTTGCAGAAATCCTGCCAGGCAAAGACGTTTTTGTTGTCGTAGGGGATGGGGGCTTTTTTGCTGCGGCGTTTTTTCAGCCTGTAGAGCACGTTAAGAGGAAAGGAGAGGGCGTCGGCCGCGCCCGTGACGATGAAATTGCGCAGGGGCAGGCGGTCCCGCAGGGCGGCCACGCGCGGCCAGAGCATATCCAGCAGCACCATGTGCTCCGCGCCGGAATCCTGCATATTGGCCACGATTTCTTTTTCCATATACAGGGGGTTGGTCAGAACCACCACGGCCCCGGCCTTGATGACGCCCCAGAAGGCGATCACGGTCTGCGGCAGGTTGGGCAGCATGATGGCCACCCGCTGCCCGGCGCGCACGCCCATGCGCCGCAGGGCGCCGGCAAAAAGCTCGGCCCGTTCCCGCAGTTTTTTGTAGGTGATGCGCGTGTTCTGAAAAATAAGCGCGTAGCGGTTGGGGTATTTTTCCGCCGCCTCGTCCAGCATGGCGTAGAGGGGCTTGTTCCACACGCTGGCGGTGTGGGGCACAAAGGCATCGTAGTGGTCGAACCAGGGGCGCGTAAGTTCAGTGCTCATAACCGTTCAGCAGGGGGGTTCAGGGGGTAAGAAAGATCCGCAGAATCCAGAGAGGCTGCCTGCGCGCTGACCACGGCGCAGGCTTTGATGCCCTCAAGCCGGCCTGTGAAGCCCAGGCCTTCTTCCGTGGTGGCCTTGACGTTGACGCAGGTCAGGGGCAGGCCCAGCAGCCTGGCCACGTTTTTGCGGATGGCCGCGCCGTGGGGAGAAAGGCGCGGCTTTTGGGCCACTACGGTAAGGTCTGCGTGGCAGGGCGTGACGCCCGCCTCGCGCACCATGGTCAGAACCTGATCCAGCAGCAGGGCGGAGGAGACACCCTCCAGCGCGGGGTCACTGTCGGGGAAGTGCCGGCCGATGTCGCCCAGCCCGGCGCAGCCCAGCAGGGCGTCGGCCAGGGCGTGCAGCAGCACGTCGCCGTCCGAGTGGGCCACCACCTGCGGCCCCTCTGCAATGGGCACGCCGCCCAGGCGCATGGGGCGTCCGGGGCCGTAGCGGTGCACATCGTAGCCGAAGCCGGTGCAGAAGCGCGGTGCGGGCGCGGCGGGGCGCAGCAGGCTCAGGTCTTCGGGCCTGGTCAGTTTGACATTGGCGGCTTCGCCTGGCACCACGCGCACCTCCTCGCCCAAGGCTTCCAGCAGGGCGGCGTCGTCCGTGGCGGGGCCGTTCCCGGCGGCCAGGGCCGCCTGGTGGGCGCGGTGCAGCACGTCGCAGCGAAAGCCCTGCGGGGTCTGCACGGCGGCCAGGCTGTGGCGGGGCAGGGTGGCCAGCACCCGGTCGCCTTCCACGGTTTTGATGGTATCTGTTACGGGCAGGGCCGGAACCACGCCCGCGGCCCCTTGCTGCAGCGCCGCGCACACGCGGGCCACCAGGGCCGGGCTTGCAAAGGGCCGGGCCGCGTCGTGCACCAGCGCAAAGCGCGTGCGCGGGGGCAGAGCCTCCAGGCCCAGACGCACGGAATCCTGCCGGGCCGGGCCGCCTGCGGCGCAGCGCCAGGGCAGGCCGAAATCATGGCTGCGGCAGAGGGCGCGGAGGCGTTCTTCCTCCACGGCGCGGCGTTCGGGCGGAAAAACAAAAACCAGCCCGGCCACCAGGCCGCTGCGGCTCATGGCCTGGGCCGCGTGCCAATAGAGGGGCAGGCCGCGCCAGGAAAGAAACTGCTTGGCTTCGCCGCCCGTGGCGGCGGCCATGCGGCTGCCGCGCCCGGCGGCCAGCACGATGGCCCAGGGCGCGTCTGCGGCTTCGGGCGTGGCAAAGGGGTGGGGCATGGGCGTGCTCACAGTATAACAATAAAGGGAGTGGGACGATAAGCCGGGTTCTGTCCGCGCGGCAAGCGCGCGTGACCGTCATTCCTCTAGGAGCGCGGTTGCCCGCGCCCTCAAGCAACCTACCCGGAAGGCATGGGTCGGGCCGACCGCCTTCCCTATTTGGTCTTGCTCCAGACGGGGTATGCCGAGCATGCCGCGTCGCCGCGGCATCTGGTGGGCTCTTGCCCCACCGTTTCACCCTTACCCCGCGCGCGGCGGGGCGGTTTGCTTTCTGTGGCGCTGTCCGAGGGTCGCCCCTCCTGGGTGTTACCCAGCGTCCTGCCCTGCGGAGCCCGGACTTTCCTCCCCGGGCACGCGGCCCGCGGCGACGGTCTGTCCCACTCCCATCATTATTAACGCAGATTACCTTTGAGAATATGCATTCTCAGAGCTTACGGCACGCCCGTTTCGGCGCTTACCAGCGCAAATAAACTGCGCTTACGCCTGCACGGCGGGCGTCTGCTCACGCAGCCGCACGCACGGCACAGCAACGTTGCAATGCCGTACATAGTTGCCGGGGCGTCAGGCTTTTTCGTCCTGAGCCGGGGCCTGCTGGGGCGCGCACTGGGCCGGGGCTGCGTCCTGGAAGTGCTCGCACCAGAAGATAAGGCGCTGGCAGTTGGGGCAGCTCAAGATCTGCTGGCCGCGCTGCAGCTCAATGAAGGTCTGCGGCGGCACGGCGATGTGGCAGCCGGAGCAGACCCCTTCGCGAACGGCCACAATGACCGGGTGTTCCAGCCGCTCGCGGATAAACTCGTAACGCAGAAAGACCGGATGGGGGATGGCCGTGCCCACATGCGCGCGCTTGGCGTCCAGCTCCACCAAGGCGGCCTGGGCCTTTTTCAGGCGGTCGTCCAGGCTGCTGCGTTTTTCTTCCAGCTCGCCTTTGAGGGCGTTGTAGGTCACGTCCAGCGCCGCCAGGGCTTCGTTCTGGCTCTGGATTTCGTCCAGCAGGGTTGTTTTTTCTTCTTCGCGGGAGCGGTTGACCTTTTCCATGCTGTCCATTTCGCGCAGCACGGCGTGGTATTCCCGGGTATTGCCCACCTGGGTGAG
The genomic region above belongs to Desulfovibrio legallii and contains:
- a CDS encoding zinc ribbon domain-containing protein, producing the protein MSSDVYFEQIRQLVELQKVDDAIHEVRQELDRAPGDLKALEERFAEVENQRNYVLDKLSHLQDQQKRLSLEIDDDAARIKKSKNKLTQVGNTREYHAVLREMDSMEKVNRSREEEKTTLLDEIQSQNEALAALDVTYNALKGELEEKRSSLDDRLKKAQAALVELDAKRAHVGTAIPHPVFLRYEFIRERLEHPVIVAVREGVCSGCHIAVPPQTFIELQRGQQILSCPNCQRLIFWCEHFQDAAPAQCAPQQAPAQDEKA
- a CDS encoding long-chain-fatty-acid--CoA ligase; its protein translation is MSTELTRPWFDHYDAFVPHTASVWNKPLYAMLDEAAEKYPNRYALIFQNTRITYKKLRERAELFAGALRRMGVRAGQRVAIMLPNLPQTVIAFWGVIKAGAVVVLTNPLYMEKEIVANMQDSGAEHMVLLDMLWPRVAALRDRLPLRNFIVTGAADALSFPLNVLYRLKKRRSKKAPIPYDNKNVFAWQDFCKGAQRYAAPIADPLRDPIMLQYTGGTTGLPKGVMLTHANLGTNCRQVLDIINVRPETHHTFISLLPFFHVYGLTTGLIIPMALAATTLPLPRYVPQDVLRLIDKRRPTIFPGAPSVYISLLQQKNLASFDLSSIKICVSGSAPLPREIFRRFQEATGAAILEGYGLTEASPITHINPLGKQGQRANSIGMPVPGTDARIVDMEGGSLTLPPGKMGELVVQGPQVMHGYWRRPDETASALRNGWLYTGDLATMDEDGYFYILDRKKDMVLVGGYNVYPREVDEVLLEHPKVLEAVSVGIGDELRGEVLKAYVVPRQGETLTKADVIAWCRQKLANYKVPRLVEFRESLPKTIVGKVLRRALREEEEQKRAQRKKRRNGANAAAQAAAAAEEPLGHA
- the ispD gene encoding 2-C-methyl-D-erythritol 4-phosphate cytidylyltransferase — encoded protein: MPHPFATPEAADAPWAIVLAAGRGSRMAAATGGEAKQFLSWRGLPLYWHAAQAMSRSGLVAGLVFVFPPERRAVEEERLRALCRSHDFGLPWRCAAGGPARQDSVRLGLEALPPRTRFALVHDAARPFASPALVARVCAALQQGAAGVVPALPVTDTIKTVEGDRVLATLPRHSLAAVQTPQGFRCDVLHRAHQAALAAGNGPATDDAALLEALGEEVRVVPGEAANVKLTRPEDLSLLRPAAPAPRFCTGFGYDVHRYGPGRPMRLGGVPIAEGPQVVAHSDGDVLLHALADALLGCAGLGDIGRHFPDSDPALEGVSSALLLDQVLTMVREAGVTPCHADLTVVAQKPRLSPHGAAIRKNVARLLGLPLTCVNVKATTEEGLGFTGRLEGIKACAVVSAQAASLDSADLSYPLNPPAERL